A single Candidatus Limnocylindrales bacterium DNA region contains:
- a CDS encoding S41 family peptidase translates to MRRNLLCRLARLLLPQLAATYIFVLLAAAPCAAAALGPGLSLLERQYLFADELQPKRLMKEALDAYERDIEDFQAKKLEETAWLLTSPDCELRVELPRDAGVRGLEEPLRIIGSFVEHCVRQRPKEMPPLESFLLSGVVGALDPYTAVFDEKRQAEHNIQFQGKLAGIGARIGTRNDHLVLLSVYAGSPAQKAGLQDGDQVLRIDEMSAKNILVTDAVERIRGEEGTRVVLTIQRKDEPAPRQVTVTRGIVTIPSVTTKTLPGDVLYTEITHFSQTTPDDFRTQVADAVDEGKVKGVIVDLRKNSGGSMLGSSAIGDLFLDEGVLINTAGREGRAARGLATEIRATPDTPFRDLPVLFLASPMTASGSELLAASLRNHDRALVVGEHSFGKGTIQKTYPLDPDSTLKMTVGHFLPNGEPIPGGGLAPDVEVLTFRVGQGRLSIPFPAHRSDLPFWLRRPKWADDEPRKPAYTIAFAEDFPEADAQKAERLLTHPEEAEEDGQLEDDKKVDRTLEIAAAMMRNHGSVSATAMMDGAREFLQLTSESADSEIVDFMYQRGLDWTFGPRPSGTNDFQLEVRPLTPLKAGVESEVEVRLTNKTGAPYYRLRGLLESTSAGLTGKAVAFGRIDPGATRSWTLKAKPPLGARTGRVRVTALLFDDEGEITKTQPVVLTIQEAPRPYLAFRHRIAPAAGEDGSLEVHVDVENRGDGPATRLRVRLENPLSEHFEIVEGSEMIEELAPAAMKQLDFRVRLLGTAADPPKVKLFLTEGSHGIVLEPELTLRVTPEGQEGQWHAPPRIRIDAIESTGDGTYDVIVSAADDNSLARVRARVEEDTVAYVEPNGSAVRLRVPFKPADDVKPIRIDAYDDEGLADHYYGSL, encoded by the coding sequence TTGCGACGAAACCTCCTTTGCCGGCTGGCCCGCCTCCTCCTGCCCCAGCTCGCCGCTACCTACATCTTCGTTCTTCTGGCCGCCGCCCCCTGCGCGGCCGCAGCGCTCGGGCCCGGGCTGTCCCTCCTCGAGCGCCAATACCTGTTCGCAGATGAGCTCCAGCCCAAGCGCCTGATGAAGGAAGCGCTCGATGCGTACGAGCGCGACATCGAGGATTTCCAGGCCAAGAAACTGGAAGAGACCGCCTGGCTGCTCACCAGCCCCGACTGCGAGTTGCGCGTGGAGTTGCCGCGCGATGCCGGCGTGCGGGGCCTCGAGGAGCCGCTGCGCATCATCGGCAGCTTCGTCGAGCACTGCGTGCGGCAGCGTCCCAAGGAAATGCCGCCGCTCGAGTCCTTTCTGCTCAGCGGCGTCGTCGGCGCGCTCGATCCGTACACCGCTGTCTTCGACGAGAAGCGGCAGGCCGAGCACAACATCCAGTTCCAGGGCAAGCTGGCTGGCATCGGAGCGCGCATCGGCACGCGCAACGATCACCTCGTGCTGCTGTCTGTCTATGCGGGGTCGCCCGCGCAGAAGGCGGGCCTGCAGGACGGCGACCAGGTCCTGCGCATCGACGAGATGTCGGCAAAGAACATCCTGGTCACGGACGCCGTCGAGCGCATCCGAGGCGAAGAAGGCACGCGCGTCGTCCTGACGATCCAGCGCAAGGACGAGCCCGCCCCCAGGCAGGTGACAGTCACTCGCGGAATCGTCACGATCCCGTCGGTCACCACGAAGACGCTGCCGGGCGACGTGCTCTACACGGAAATCACGCACTTCAGCCAGACCACGCCCGATGACTTCCGCACCCAGGTCGCCGACGCCGTCGATGAGGGCAAGGTCAAGGGCGTGATCGTGGACCTGCGCAAGAACTCGGGCGGCTCGATGCTGGGCAGCTCGGCCATCGGCGACCTGTTCCTGGACGAGGGCGTCCTCATCAATACCGCCGGCCGCGAGGGCCGCGCCGCGCGTGGACTGGCCACCGAGATCCGCGCCACGCCCGACACCCCGTTTCGCGATCTGCCGGTCCTATTCCTGGCCTCGCCCATGACGGCCTCCGGCTCCGAGTTGCTGGCGGCCAGCCTTCGAAACCACGACCGCGCCCTGGTGGTCGGAGAGCACAGCTTCGGAAAGGGCACGATCCAAAAGACGTATCCCCTGGATCCGGACAGCACGCTCAAGATGACCGTCGGCCACTTCCTGCCCAATGGCGAGCCCATCCCCGGCGGCGGCCTGGCGCCCGACGTCGAGGTGCTGACGTTCCGCGTCGGTCAGGGCCGCCTTTCCATTCCCTTCCCCGCCCACCGCTCCGACCTGCCGTTCTGGCTGCGCCGGCCGAAATGGGCTGACGACGAGCCGCGCAAGCCGGCCTACACGATCGCCTTCGCCGAAGACTTCCCCGAAGCCGATGCGCAGAAAGCCGAGCGGCTCCTGACCCACCCCGAGGAGGCCGAGGAGGACGGCCAGCTCGAGGATGACAAGAAGGTCGACCGTACGCTCGAGATCGCTGCAGCCATGATGCGCAACCACGGCAGCGTATCGGCAACGGCCATGATGGACGGCGCGCGCGAATTCCTGCAGCTCACCAGCGAGTCGGCCGACTCCGAGATCGTCGACTTCATGTACCAGCGCGGCCTGGACTGGACGTTCGGGCCGCGCCCGTCCGGCACCAACGATTTTCAGCTGGAGGTGCGGCCGCTGACGCCGCTGAAGGCCGGGGTCGAGAGCGAAGTCGAGGTGCGCCTGACCAACAAGACCGGTGCGCCCTACTACCGGCTGCGGGGCCTCCTCGAATCCACCAGCGCCGGGTTGACGGGCAAGGCCGTCGCCTTCGGTCGGATCGATCCAGGGGCCACGCGCAGCTGGACGCTGAAGGCCAAGCCGCCGCTCGGCGCCCGCACCGGCCGCGTGCGCGTCACCGCGCTGCTGTTCGACGATGAAGGCGAGATCACCAAGACGCAGCCCGTCGTGCTGACGATCCAGGAGGCGCCGCGTCCCTACCTGGCCTTCCGCCACCGCATCGCGCCCGCCGCCGGCGAGGACGGCTCGCTCGAAGTGCACGTGGACGTGGAGAATCGCGGCGACGGTCCCGCGACGCGCCTGCGCGTGCGGCTGGAGAACCCGCTCTCGGAGCACTTCGAGATCGTCGAGGGCAGCGAGATGATCGAGGAGCTGGCGCCGGCAGCCATGAAGCAGCTCGACTTCCGCGTGCGGCTGCTCGGCACCGCCGCCGATCCACCCAAGGTCAAGCTGTTCCTGACCGAAGGCTCGCACGGCATCGTGCTGGAGCCGGAGCTCACCTTGCGCGTCACGCCCGAAGGGCAGGAAGGCCAGTGGCACGCACCGCCGCGCATTCGAATCGATGCAATCGAATCCACCGGCGACGGCACCTACGACGTCATCGTCTCGGCAGCCGACGACAATTCGCTGGCCAGAGTCCGGGCGCGCGTCGAGGAGGACACCGTAGCCTACGTCGAGCCGAACGGGTCGGCGGTGCGTCTACGCGTGCCGTTCAAGCCGGCCGATGACGTCAAGCCGATCCGCATCGACGCGTACGACGATGAAGGGCTAGCCGATCACTACTACGGCTCTCTCTAG
- a CDS encoding response regulator transcription factor, translating into MKIESNGIYSESNPMHGTGVGVRGSGAPMRPMASNSAYKLDPERPRPNLTEREKEILRLVCDGLTNAEIAVSLHVSRETVKSELKRIFRKIGVGNRTQAAVLLVKQGWL; encoded by the coding sequence GTGAAAATCGAATCCAACGGAATCTATTCGGAGAGCAATCCCATGCATGGTACGGGCGTTGGTGTTAGGGGCAGCGGGGCACCGATGCGGCCGATGGCTTCGAACAGCGCCTACAAGCTCGATCCCGAGCGTCCGCGCCCGAACCTCACCGAACGTGAGAAGGAGATCCTGCGCCTCGTCTGCGACGGCCTGACCAATGCGGAGATCGCCGTGAGCCTCCACGTCTCCCGCGAGACGGTGAAGTCGGAGCTCAAGCGCATCTTCCGCAAGATCGGCGTCGGCAATCGCACTCAGGCAGCGGTTCTGCTCGTGAAGCAGGGCTGGCTGTAA